From Erigeron canadensis isolate Cc75 chromosome 8, C_canadensis_v1, whole genome shotgun sequence, one genomic window encodes:
- the LOC122579170 gene encoding molybdate-anion transporter yields the protein MGVVIESQVWENNQQPLSIFIFISCLLSIIFLPQNNSSRISSVFDQSFSSSFLRFQRHFIFIFSLSSVMEGMWSVFGEYEMAYFGLSKDQMVSSLVVGSASALFAGTCLGMLSDLIGRKKVCLMFCMLHLVISVCKRLFSHPSIWLASICLSIASSIYSFGFETWMVVEHDKLGHRLDSLNEMFWLMTFLESASLIGSQVLVNWLVGSDIERNMFTPSTVTALLALVSIISIAQEWRESPPSTFKEYHVSLNTHIFSDKRIWLLGWAQSCVQFSVVAFWILWAPTIVADGREVNLGVIYPCLSGAKMLGSTIFPWFINGPLPLRTEDCLVYAFIIAGLALSIVAYDYQEIGILVGLFCMFHACVGLILPSLARLRTLYVPNELRGGMISLSLAPANAAILFCLIQRGYNGSIENSTIIAFGAIALFSAAGCMHLLKQSGKQSPRQNFHKH from the exons GAAAGCCAAGTTTGGGAAAACAATCAGCAGCCACTCtcaatattcatatttatatcatGTTTACTTTCAATCATTTTTTTACCTCAAAATAATTCCTCCAGGATTTCCTCTGTTTTTGATCAatcattttcatcttcttttcttcGCTTTCAGAGACattttatcttcattttctctctctcttcag TGATGGAAGGAATGTGGTCAGTGTTTGGGGAATACGAGATGGCGTATTTCGGTTTAAGTAAGGATCAAATGGTGTCGAGCCTTGTCGTTGGTTCGGCATCTGCATTATTTGCTGGGACTTGCTTAGGGATGCTGTCTGACTTAAT AGGTAGAAAAAAAGTTTGCTTGATGTTTTGCATGCTGCACCTTGTTATTTCTGTTTGCAAGAGACTTTTTTCACATCCAAGCATTTGGTTAGCAAGCATTTGCCTTTCTATAGCCAGTTCAATATATTCTTTTGGTTTCGAGACGTGGATGGTGGTTGAGCATGACAAG CTAGGCCACAGGTTAGATTCGTTGAATGAAATGTTTTGGTTAATGACCTTCCTTGAGTCTGCATCTTTAATTGGCAGCCAAGTGCTTGTAAATTGGTTGGTCGGTAGTGACATTGAGAGGAACATGTTTACTCCTTCAACTGTTACTGCATTATTGGCACTTGTCAGTATCATTTCCATAGCACAAGAATGGAGAGAATCTCCACCTTCAACATTTAAGGAGTATCATGTGTCACTAAATACACATATTTTCTCTG ATAAAAGAATATGGTTATTGGGCTGGGCACAATCTTGCGTTCAGTTCTCTGTTGTAGCATTTTGGATATTATGGGCCCCAACTATAGTG GCTGATGGTCGAGAAGTTAATCTGGGCGTGATATATCCTTGTTTGTCGGGAGCTAAAATGTTAGGAAGCACAATTTTTCCATGGTTCATTAATGGACCATTACCCCTCAGAACCGAGGATTGCCTAGTATATGCATTCATTATAGCAGGGCTAGCTCTGTCAATAGTAGCTTATGATTATCAG GAAATTGGAATTCTTGTAGGACTCTTTTGTATGTTTCATGCTTGTGTTGGCCTCATTTTACCTTCTTTAGCCAGATTGAGAACTTT GTATGTGCCAAATGAGCTGCGTGGAGGAATGATTAGCCTGTCTCTAGCTCCCGCAAATGCTGCAATTCTTTTCTGCCTGATCCAG AGAGGTTACAATGGGAGCATTGAAAATTCGACTATCATAGCATTTGGTGCAATTGCATTGTTCTCTGCAGCTGGTTGTATGCATCTCTTGAAGCAATCCGGTAAACAGTCACCCCGTCAGAACTTTCATAAACATTAG